The DNA sequence aaagagtgaaaattttaaggggtctgaatactttccgtacccactgtatatatatatatatatatatatatatatatatatatatatatatatatatatatatatatatagaataaatattattcaattatttatttattctttcttttttttcttaactgAGCTATAGTTACATTTCATGACGTTAAGTTACAACTTGGATATACAAGTTGCAAATACGAAATATAAAGTCAAATCCGAGAAATAAAAATTGCAATGACCTCTAATTCTGCACCAGAAACTAGTTTCCATGCACTAAGGAAATCTGGAGGAAGCCAAAATagattttgtaaatttcatattaaaaaataaatatgacagaaaCATAATCATAGAAGCAactttatatattgtttttactcacaattgtctttttttcagaGAAAAATAGTTGTAAGCTATAGGGTTAGAAGTGCAAAATATAAAGTTGCAACAAGCTTCCATATGATTGtctttctgtaatttattctttatttatttttgataaggGGTTTACAAAATCTATTTCAGCCCCCTCCCTTCACATGAAATGTGAACTCagaattatttgaaaaagaaaattgcaAGACTGagatttgtgagatataaactcagaattgtgagcaaaagtcagaattgtgagacagaaaaaaaaaaaaagattaaaaaaaaaattataattatcccatggtggaaacaagcttcacAGATTCACAAAGgtctagaaaaaataaataataataataataataatagtaactcCCTCCCACACTCTCAGGGGGGGTGGGGGGAAGCTGTCCCTGTGGCAGTAGCCTTTCAAAAGGCactaatatgtaccatttaggtATAATTTGTACAATGTAGGTgcaaatatgtacctttaaagtACTAATGCACCTTTTgtgggtaaataaggtacaaaattataccttttgaaagggtactaTTCAGCTttatacctttttttctgagagtgtactgcAGGGCTACATAAAGGGCTAAAGCAGCTTAATTCTGGTAGATACTAGATATAAGTGCTCACATACTTTTTCCATCAATTATTTTGGTTGTACGAAGCATTTGTTCATTAAAATACAGCACTGCCAAATGTTGTGCATATTGCTAATTGAATAAGTCTGTTATTTTACCCAGATGCAGCTGAAATCACGTTTCATGAGTCATTCATCCAGAAATGTAGTTAATTCGGAAGGCTTCACCAACGTCAAGTCTAAGGTGATGAATAACAAAGCTCAGCTCAATAAACAGTCAGACACAAATACAGGAAAGTTATTTCTTGATATTAAAATGACTCATAAATTTCATCTAACGCATCAATATACACAGAGAATTCAATTCCCACCCTATAAATGACAGCTTCTTGACATTATATAATGTGTGGTAGAACCCTTGGTTGACGACTGTAGATATCTGTTGGTTTTTAATCAGAGGAAAAGGTTCACAATGACCCTTTTGTCCGTTTCCATGGGCACATCATTAGTGCACTGCCCCAGCTGGATCAGATTTGAAGCACCGACCACATAGCAtctttaaaacaaatacagcTTTACTTTAAAGATGGATAGTGGggtgttttgatttaaaaatgctttaggATCTAGCATTGATTTGGAAAGGGAATGCAATAATGCAAAGGTATTTCTCTACCTGGTCTCGGACTGTGACATCTGAACATGTAGGCTACAATTTTCCCATTACATGCGGTGATTACTAAATGGATATTATGTGTGGTGATTCTGGATAcagagaaaataagtcatttagAAATGAAATTGATGTCAGGAGTAAAAGGTCTCTAAATGGCAATGAGCATTTACGTGACTGAGAAAAATAATCAACGCCACCTTTCCAGAAATGGAGAGAGGCATGAATTGCGTCAATGTCGAGGATGTGGGTAGAGCACtgttaatgatttaatttgcaTTGCAGAACTGTCATTTGCATTGTGTGTTAATCTTATTTAACCAGCTACTCAAAGATGACAAGGTTACTGTAGGAAATCCCTTAAGACACACAAATTACTCTAAAAGTTTCTGGagacatttttgcattttacattgtaattggCAAAATGCAGATTGATGCATACGCTTTCAAAAGCCTATTGTGTGCCATGAAACTCACAGAGAGCATTAATGCCCAATTAATCTAAATCTATTGATCTAAAGTTGTTTTTTCCATGCAAAACAACCCAGCATAATTCTAGTGCATGGCTATGTGGTTGTTAGCCCATTTTTGTGGTTGCTAGTCGTCTACGAACTACCCTAAATCAAAGAGCTTCTCTCTAAACCACTATGATATTCAGATTCATACATCTCAGGACTTTCAATGTAAATCAATGTCCTTAATGATCTGCAAGATATgacaatagttcacccaaaaaaaaaaaaaagaaaatttgcttATAATTTACTCATGTAGAGgagcttgtttcttcatcaaaacaggtttgaagaaatttagcattccatgacttgttcaccaatggaccctctgcagtgaatgggtgccgtcagaatgatcAAGTccgaacagctgataaaagcatcacaataatccataaaGAAACCCACATGACTCCAATCCATCAAATAATGTCATATGAAGTGAAACGTTGTATCTTtgttattaacaaaaacattaagacgtttttaacttcaaactgttgcaaGTCCTCGGTCCATATATTGCTTTCCccaacaaagaaacaaactcctctacatcttggatggcctgagggcgagtaaattGTCAGCAATTTTAGTGTACAACCCAAATaatggaaatgttgggatgcttttttttttaaatttgaataaaatgaaaactaaaataatttcaaaccacatgagccaatattttattcataatagaacatagataacagtTTAAACTGAgtcattttacaattttatgcacgaaatgagctcatttcaaatttgatccctgctacaggtctcaaaatagttgggacgggggcatgtttaccatggtgtagcatctcctcttcttttcaaagcagtttgaagacgtctgggcatcgagtttcggtgttggaatttggtcccattcttacctgatataggtttccagctgctgaagagttcgtggtcgtatttttcgtttaatgatccgccaaatgttctctataggtgaaatatctggactgcaggcaggccaattcaacACCCAGACtattctactatgaagccatgctattgtaatagctgcagtatgtggttttgcattgtcctgctgaaatacacaaggccttccctgaaatagatgtcgtctggaggggagcatatgttcctctaaaacatttatattcacCTTTTAgtattcatagtgccttccaaaacatgcaagctgcccataccgtatgcacttatgtaGTCTCgtgtagccagaccttcagactgatggCTGAAGGTCTGGGAACTTTGGCCGCTTTGAATGAACATTGTGCAACCAATCACATTTCATTTTCTTCCGCGTCATGTTTAGGGCcgtggaaatgtcgccacaataacagaccggtgtgtaaaactctGACATATTTTCGGGATTCTACACcgcaaactttacatttttcacctacttttgaaaattcagcatttagttgatcctgaCAAGCGCTCGTCATCAGTTGTAAAcacgacggctttcttctttcaaGAGGGTTTGGCGCCACTGCATTTTTGTTTCCAAGCGGAACGCTAAAGAACGCAACACACATCTCCCATAAATCCTGTATAATCTAACCAATCCGAGGACGACGAcaaaactcctgaagtgtttccagataagtgtgccatatgcatcagacgtttagcCAACATTCCGTGGGTGTGAtatctgaggctgagactagcacttatgcacccccataccatcagaggtgctggcttttgaactaaacgctgataacacactggaaggtctccctcctctttagcccagaggacacggcgtccgtgatttccaacaagaatttCAAATGTGGaatcgtctgaccatagaacacttttccactttgaaacaatccattttaaatgagccttggcccacaggacacgacggtgcttctggaccttgttcacatatggcttcctttttgcatgatagagctttagttggcatctgcagatggcagggcggattgtgtttaccaacagtggtttctggaagtattcctgggcccatttagtaatgtcaatgacagaatcatgccgatgagtgatgcagtgtcgtctgagggcctgaagaccacgggcatccaacaaaggtcttcagccttgtcccttacgcacagagatttctcgtttctctgaatcttttgatgatgttatgcactgtagatgagatttgcaaagcctttgcaatttgatgttgaggaacgttgtttttgaaatattccacaatctttttacgcactcttttcacagagcctctgcccatctttacttctgagagactctctaaggcatcccttttatagctaatcaggttacagacctgatgtcaattaacttaattaccgtattgtcccgaatataagacgacccccccccccccctttttccagatgtacctgttcgaaaaaggctttttgaaaaacaaatctctctgtaaaacacatttattcttaaactattttcatattgcatatttttccaattctaatttttgttttgaaagtatggtaaatactggtaaaatgtattaatgatattggaaaattttgatataccattgaaataacaggtagcctatctgaattatataacaattaggctatccaactcatagtagcctaccaaattgttattatcagtagacgtgaaatcttattgtagtcttcaaatctgggtactgtcttatgttttaaaatcacttacagaggaagtttggtcccatcaggctaacatacagtcacgatcatgctgctgtaagcttttctttttcatttgttttcattcgcgatctttacaacacacattacatatttcatggcacactcgttttatgcgtttttggcgccacctattgttgtgggtgtattattgacatgtcaaagtctacaccctgaatataagacgaacgcgttttttcagatgtatttccaaggaaaaaacatcgtcttatattcgggtcaatacggtagttGCTAATGTTcgcccagctgaatcttttcaaaatgtcttgcttttttacatttaaacatttgttctgttttgtgaataaaatattggctaatgtgatttgaaagtctttgagttttcattttattaaagttaaaaaaacatcccaacatttccagaatttaGGTTGCACTAATCTTTTGGGTATAATTTTTATTGAGAAAAGGATGAAATGCATACCAAAATTGGTAAGGTTTTTGAAAAATCTTCAGTAGTATTTTGCCTTCACAGCTACCACTAATTATAGTGCGGCAGCTTTAGTGAAGCtgagatttttaattaaattttaagtaCTTAAGTCAAAAATTTAAAAGTATCAAAATATGCTTTCAAAAAGTTAAACCCAGTAATTACCAAGAAGTTACACTCTAGCAATCTCCTACTGCAACTAGCAGAATAACATTTTAAGTGGGCATTTTCTGTCTCATTCTATTAGAACAGGCTTGACAAGCTCACAGTACCTGCAATTCTCATGAGAATGAGAGCCGTAAGAACACCTTACCAAGTTAATGTCAGCGTGATTAAACATTACCTATGCGAGTAAGAATACATAATTAGCATGGAAATTCCCCTGCTTTAACTTCTCATTTCAATGAGGAGTCTTATCAAATTCAAGGCCAGCCATTGTTACATCTTTAACATTCAATGGTGGGGATATTTCTCATGGGTGTCTGGCTATTAGATTCCTCCAAACAACCCAACAAAACACTGACCTTCCAAGTAGGGGTCCTAGTCTGCAGCTGCTAGGCGGCGTCGAGCCTAGAAAGCTTCTGCTAAATCTGATGGCAATAATAAATTAACACCTTCATATTTAACCTGATTGAGTCTCAAACCAGGTACCACCACTACATACATAATTCCATCTAATCACATACATTGCCTCCAATTTATACGAATTGATCTCATTCAGAATACAAAACATATACATAAAGCCCAATTATTAAATCATCAATATTCCTGTAGTTATGAAACTATGCAAGATCCTCACCACTCAAGATAGCACTTCACTGTCAGACTGGTTACATTATCACTATCATATTCAAAACATGAGTCATAAAACTTGTAAAGAGATCACAAATCTTATAACTTTGAAAAACCAATTGATGTCATCAATGCTACGAATTTGAAGATAACTGATATGCATATTACGAACACATTTAATGAAACGTTTTTTTAAATCGTTTAAACAATGAAATGATCCAGTTTTCTGGCgtctactatttttttttttttttttttaaatacatgtctACTACttgacatttataaaaaaaacaaaaacacacggCCGTAAACCAAACCTCAGTCCAATGACATTCAAACAATCAAAAAGTGACCATGATCAAGAACCATGAGAAGACTTACCTTTCAAGATGGTTGAAATCAATCCATTCATGAGAAGAACATACCTGCAGCCACAACTGGCTttgtataaacattttatttactctATACACTTACATGAACAAAACACCATATGAACACAAAGAGACTGATGCAGCGGTTAACTAACCATTTGATTCAGAGGCCTTTTACgttaagtcttttttttttttcctcttttgcaAAACACAGACGGCCGAGGCAGCACAACGCTATCATACTGAATGGTACATGCTTAGTACACTGCCTGCATCAGGAATGGAAATCTCTCTACAGACGCTAATCCAAAGTAAAGAAAGTATAAAAGTATCATTTTACAGCAGTTGAAATACTGACATTAATAGCTaggtttaaattattaaaaccatGAAAGAGACTAAGGAGGCCagtctgaaaaaaacaaaaaccaagaTTAAGCAAAACGAAAGCAGTTTTATGCTCATACCTCTGCATCTGTGGAATATCATTTCTTCTGCATGTGGATGATGTTTATTGTGcctttttttgcaaatatgtaGCACTGTTACCAAGTAACCCCAcccaccaaaaaaaataaaaataatccacAACTCACAACTTTGTGCGAGCATCTCTGTTGCCCAAATGGGCAAAAAAAAccgcaaacaaacaaaaagactaCTATACAAAAGGCCAAATTTAAAACCCCCAGGAAGAGTTTGTTAGGACGAGCATCAGTGGATTGACAATGGCACGACATTCATTTCTTTAAGCCCAGCAGTAAATTAGTATGACGTGGATATGATTTGTAAGGGGGGAGTAACAGGGGCGAGGAGACCTGGTCAAAACCCATTTCTAATACAGTGTGAAATCTTGGGGTTTACGGCGAGAACTTTTTGGCTTGTGCTCTGACCCTTTTTTCATACTCCACTCTGTTTTGGCTgcaacagaaacagaaacacaAGATTCATAACAGAGGCAATAAGCATTTCAGTCTCAACAGGCAAGACTATATTTGAGCTGGAGGTGCATACCAGTAAATTGTGTATGCTTCGGCCTGTGCGGGGTCCTGAATATTTGGTTCATTAAGGAGTTCTTGGATTCCTAGCAAGATCTAGAAATATAAATCAATTGTGGAGCTTTATGAGATAACACTGCCCTCTTCAGGATTGCATGAAAGATTTGGTTTAAGGAGATTTTAAGATGCACcacaaataaatgacatttgcaTTTCAGCTTAGAAGAAAACCTGAAAATGAAATCCaatgaaaatataattcatccttaaacatatcttgaacTACACTTTGTTGGTGGCTGTCCTATTTAAAGAGCATTTAACAACGCGTCCATCAATTTACAAAGCAGTGCAACCTTTACAGCTTACCTGCTTGATTGTAATGGCAGGCCTCCAGTCTTTGTCTTCCTCTAATATAGACAAGCATACAGTACCAGACGGATATACATTCGGATGGAATAAAGGAGGCTCAAATTTACCTGTAGAAGTCACATGATAAAAACCAGCCAAAATTAGACACAATGTGCATACTACAAAGTACAAACAAAGGATTAGATCCACTAAACATCGGATTTACACTTTGGTGGAGAGGAAGGGTAGTCGTCCTTGAACAGCATCCGAAGTTTGAACAAGCCTCCCTCCCACGGTGtctggggagaaaaaaaaaaatctttcttaaTTATCTTCGTCAAGCTCATAGAAGGTccgaaacttttttttttttttgcaaaccaCATTAATCCATATAGAGTTCACAGAAGACACATttgagaatgaaaaaaaaaaaaaaaaaaaaccaacctAGTTGTAAATAGTAATGGGTCTTACAAACTTGAATATTAATGTGGTATTCATAGAACACAAACATTACATCCAAATTGACACTTGCCCCTTTTTTTCCAGGGATGGCACACTCCCAATTCATCAGGTTCATAGTTCCATCAGGGTTTTTTGTTGGTACAGCTACAAAACCCTgagggaaataaaaaaaaaaaaaaaaaattttttaatccTGTGGGTGGCTGCAAAGGTTTCAAAATGTCAGACTCTAGAAACTTTCTTTAAGCTGTGGTCTCATTTGTGTGAGCAAATACACCCCAACAGTTTCAACAGTGACTTCTCAgcagaataaattaaaatagtgaCATCTTAAAATAACAGATTCTCCCCCACAAATGGAACATACTCCCCTTCATTAACCCCTTCAGTGCTTTTCCTCCAAAGGTTAATACGAAAACtctaaatttaataaatttataaaaGGGACTGAAAACTGACACGGTCTCTAAACCCGTTGCATCTCAAACACTACAGTTAAACAAACCTCTCTCGCTCGCTTTCTGAATTTCTGTATAACAACTGCACATTTATGATTGGAAACGTTGCATACTTACAAAAGGATGGTCTTTCCGCCAAGCCTTCCGTTCTTGTGCGAGACGACTTAATGCTATACCAGACATGACTTGTGGCCCACAAAATGattgaaaatctggaaaacaTGGACAATGTTTTTCACTTAAATAAGACGCATGTCTCTGTAAAGCTAGGCACAGTCAGTGtgcaacttaaaaaaataaaaataaaaatgcattttgacaATATTCAACTTCATATGAAGGCTTAAGTTATTACAAGACTGAATATTGGgagggggtaaaaaaaaaaaaaaaaatattcatcagAATTTTATTGCATTTGGTTGAGACTACCATAAAAGTTAAACCTTAAAACCACATTGGGTTCACACCAATGAAGAAGTGTCACCGTAGTGTCTCATATATAGAGAGCTTTTTAGTTTCTATTTTATAAGAACATGCAGCAGTGAAATTGTAGCAATAGTGATATGAAACAATACACTCCTGTTTAGTGCAGAATGATTGTACACTTCACAATCTCCATTAGTAGATGATCTGACCAAATCATACAAAAGGCTTTTCTCAACATAACGTTGCTGGTTACAGATTCTTATGTACAGTATTTGTGAGCTTTACTTTCTAATTTTACTAGTAGTTATTAATAGGTTGTAATGCACTCACATAACATC is a window from the Onychostoma macrolepis isolate SWU-2019 chromosome 03, ASM1243209v1, whole genome shotgun sequence genome containing:
- the ube2ia gene encoding SUMO-conjugating enzyme UBC9-B, translating into MSGIALSRLAQERKAWRKDHPFGFVAVPTKNPDGTMNLMNWECAIPGKKGTPWEGGLFKLRMLFKDDYPSSPPKCKFEPPLFHPNVYPSGTVCLSILEEDKDWRPAITIKQILLGIQELLNEPNIQDPAQAEAYTIYCQNRVEYEKRVRAQAKKFSP